Proteins from a genomic interval of Siniperca chuatsi isolate FFG_IHB_CAS linkage group LG10, ASM2008510v1, whole genome shotgun sequence:
- the LOC122883734 gene encoding 60S ribosomal protein L22-like isoform X1, with product MAPIQKKQNTGKGGKKKKQVLKFTLDCTHPVEDGIMDAANFEQFLQERIKVNGKAGTLGGGVVSIERSKSKITVSSEVPLSKRYLKYLTKKYLKKNNLRDWLRVVANTKESYELRYFQINQDEEEEEDED from the exons ATGGCGCCTATT cagaagaagcagaacaCCGGCAAAGGTGgtaagaagaagaagcaggtcCTGAAGTTCACCCTGGACTGCACCCACCCTGTTGAGGACGGAATCATGGACGCTGCCAACTTT GAGCAGTTTCTTCAGGAGCGCATCAAGGTGAACGGGAAGGCCGGCACCCTGGGTGGTGGCGTGGTCTCCATCGAGAGGAGCAAGAGCAAGATTACAGTGTCCTCCGAGGTGCCCCTCTCCAAGAG ATACCTGAAGTATCTGACCAAGAAGTACCTGAAGAAGAACAATCTTCGTGACTGGCTGCGCGTCGTGGCGAACACCAAGGAGAGCTACGAGCTCCGCTACTTCCAGATCAACcaggacgaagaggaggaggaagatgaggattAA
- the LOC122883734 gene encoding 60S ribosomal protein L22-like isoform X2, with translation MAPIKKQNTGKGGKKKKQVLKFTLDCTHPVEDGIMDAANFEQFLQERIKVNGKAGTLGGGVVSIERSKSKITVSSEVPLSKRYLKYLTKKYLKKNNLRDWLRVVANTKESYELRYFQINQDEEEEEDED, from the exons ATGGCGCCTATT aagaagcagaacaCCGGCAAAGGTGgtaagaagaagaagcaggtcCTGAAGTTCACCCTGGACTGCACCCACCCTGTTGAGGACGGAATCATGGACGCTGCCAACTTT GAGCAGTTTCTTCAGGAGCGCATCAAGGTGAACGGGAAGGCCGGCACCCTGGGTGGTGGCGTGGTCTCCATCGAGAGGAGCAAGAGCAAGATTACAGTGTCCTCCGAGGTGCCCCTCTCCAAGAG ATACCTGAAGTATCTGACCAAGAAGTACCTGAAGAAGAACAATCTTCGTGACTGGCTGCGCGTCGTGGCGAACACCAAGGAGAGCTACGAGCTCCGCTACTTCCAGATCAACcaggacgaagaggaggaggaagatgaggattAA